The proteins below come from a single Miscanthus floridulus cultivar M001 chromosome 1, ASM1932011v1, whole genome shotgun sequence genomic window:
- the LOC136456819 gene encoding GDSL esterase/lipase At5g55050-like: MGPSSCNKILSTTTAGLLLCVSFLAELELVLVHGGLVPALYVLGDSQADVGNNNHLELSPLRANFPRNGIDYPGQQATGRFSNGYNFVDFLAGSLGLASPPAYHSIRDTAGSSNSTYLNGVNFASGGAGVFDLTNKGQCFSFDHQIERDYSSVHSDLVRQLRQPQATSHLSKSIFVVAIGGNDIILRALPPSVELTVEVAAVISLPPQEFIHSLAQTMRRQLQRLHDLGMRRLFFVGAAPIGCVPLMRELSRLTTGNCHDGANDMSVRYNAAVRSLLADMSTQHQDFHYAFFDSYTALLRYIEEPEANGYAEVKAACCGLGDNNAMYRCGRVSTVCPNRTNHMFWDLVHPTETTSRKLTGIAFDGSPPLVSPINVRKLCG; this comes from the exons ATGGGTCCCTCTTCATGTAATAAGATCCTGAGCACCACCACTGCTGGCCTTCTTCTCTGCGTTAGTTTCTTGGCCGAGCTCGAGCTCGTCCTCGTCCATGGGGGCCTGGTCCCGGCGCTGTACGTGCTGGGCGATTCGCAGGCGGACGTCGGGAACAACAACCACCTGGAGCTGTCACCGCTCAGGGCAAACTTCCCGCGCAACGGCATCGACTACCCGGGGCAACAGGCCACCGGCAGGTTCAGCAATGGCTACAACTTCGTCGACTTTCTTG CTGGCAGCCTTGGGCTAGCCAGCCCTCCTGCCTACCACTCCATCCGCGACACCGCAGGCAGCAGCAACTCCACATATCTGAACGGCGTCAACTTTGCTTCCGGTGGTGCAGGAGTCTTTGACCTCACAAACAAG GGCCAGTGCTTCAGCTTCGATCACCAAATTGAGCGTGACTACTCGAGCGTCCATTCAGACCTTGTGCGGCAGCTCAGGCAGCCTCAGGCCACGTCCCATCTGTCCAAGTCCATCTTCGTCGTGGCTATCGGCGGCAACGACATAATCCTCCGCGCCCTGCCCCCTAGCGTCGAGCTGACGGTGGAAGTAGCGGCAGTAATCTCCCTCCCTCCCCAGGAGTTCATCCACTCGCTGGCGCAGACCATGAGACGCCAGCTGCAG AGGCTCCACGACCTCGGGATGCGCAGGCTCTTCTTCGTCGGCGCGGCTCCCATCGGGTGCGTGCCGCTGATGCGGGAGCTGAGCCGCCTCACCACCGGGAACTGCCACGACGGCGCCAACGACATGTCCGTTCGGTACAACGCAGCGGTGAGGTCCCTCCTCGCCGACATGAGCACGCAGCACCAGGATTTCCACTACGCCTTCTTCGACAGCTACACCGCGTTGCTGCGGTACATCGAAGAACCAGAAGCAAACG GCTATGCTGAGGTGAAAGCAGCGTGCTGCGGTCTCGGGGATAACAATGCCATGTATCGGTGCGGGCGGGTGAGCACGGTGTGCCCCAACAGGACGAACCACATGTTCTGGGACCTCGTCCACCCGACGGAGACCACGTCGCGGAAGCTCACCGGCATTGCCTTCGACGGCTCCCCGCCATTGGTTTCACCGATAAATGTGAGGAAGCTGTGTGGCTAG